Proteins encoded by one window of Deinococcus yavapaiensis KR-236:
- the hpaD gene encoding 3,4-dihydroxyphenylacetate 2,3-dioxygenase has product MIDVIRVAHGVFYVTDLARSKDFYVNLLGLNVLHETPGAVYLRGVEDREWTLKLELAPEAGVKHLAYRVRSEADLEELVRLAERQGLPHRWESELDRPRMLRLQDPFGLPVAFYHESKTHKWLLQDYHVHRGPGLQRIDHVNVMSPDVEGTMNWYLRELGFRLSEYTEGEDGSVWAAWIQRRGGVHDLALTNGVGPRLHHFAYWMPDALSIIRACDILAGARQPERIERGPGRHGISNAFFVYVRDPDGHRIELYTSDYITVDPDFEPIRWMRDDPRRQTLWGAKTPKSWFEEGSLLEAFDGGWVKPREGALQGMPVHVI; this is encoded by the coding sequence ATGATTGACGTCATTCGCGTGGCGCACGGCGTCTTCTACGTGACGGACTTGGCGCGCTCGAAGGACTTTTACGTGAACCTGCTGGGCCTCAACGTGCTGCACGAGACGCCGGGCGCGGTTTACTTGCGGGGCGTGGAGGACCGCGAGTGGACGCTCAAGTTGGAGCTCGCGCCCGAGGCGGGCGTCAAGCACCTCGCCTACCGCGTGCGAAGCGAGGCGGACTTGGAGGAGTTGGTGCGCCTCGCCGAGCGGCAAGGCTTGCCGCACCGCTGGGAGTCGGAGCTCGACCGCCCGAGGATGCTGAGGTTGCAAGACCCGTTCGGATTGCCCGTGGCGTTCTACCACGAGTCGAAGACGCACAAGTGGTTGCTGCAGGACTACCACGTGCATCGCGGTCCGGGCTTGCAACGCATCGATCACGTCAACGTGATGAGTCCGGACGTCGAAGGCACGATGAACTGGTACCTGCGCGAACTCGGCTTTCGCCTCTCGGAGTACACGGAAGGCGAGGACGGTTCGGTGTGGGCGGCGTGGATTCAACGGCGCGGCGGCGTGCACGACCTCGCGCTCACGAACGGCGTCGGGCCGCGCCTTCACCACTTCGCGTACTGGATGCCGGACGCTCTGAGCATCATTCGTGCGTGCGACATCCTCGCGGGCGCGCGGCAACCCGAGCGCATCGAGCGCGGACCGGGACGGCACGGCATCTCGAACGCCTTTTTCGTGTACGTTCGCGATCCGGACGGACACCGCATCGAGCTTTACACGTCGGATTACATCACGGTCGACCCGGACTTCGAGCCGATTCGCTGGATGCGCGACGATCCGCGGCGTCAAACGCTGTGGGGTGCTAAGACGCCCAAAAGTTGGTTCGAGGAAGGCTCGCTTCTCGAAGCGTTCGACGGCGGGTGGGTGAAGCCACGTGAAGGGGCGCTTCAAGGCATGCCCGTGCACGTCATTTGA
- a CDS encoding NAD-dependent epimerase/dehydratase family protein produces the protein MKVLITGAAGAIGSTLREGLRGRYETLRLTDNRDLGEAREGEETVLADLTEIGGLIEAMRGVDAVVHMGGIPNEHTYETIRTVNMDGTHNVYEAARLADVKRVVFASSIHAVGFYERDERNKIGPNAPVRPDTFYGVSKVFGEALGRLYWEKHGIETAALRICSFLPRPQERRNLSTWLSPRDCVSLVAACLDTPRLGFKILAGISANTRAWMTSEGWADVGYHPQDNAEDYASDIERIHGDENDLTEQRQGGVFVAKDYVGLARQEVKK, from the coding sequence ATGAAGGTCTTGATCACCGGAGCGGCCGGCGCGATCGGTTCGACGTTGCGCGAAGGGCTGCGCGGACGGTACGAGACGCTGCGCCTCACGGACAACCGCGACCTCGGCGAGGCGCGCGAAGGCGAGGAGACCGTCCTCGCCGACCTCACCGAGATCGGCGGCCTCATAGAGGCGATGCGCGGCGTGGACGCGGTGGTGCACATGGGCGGCATCCCCAACGAGCACACGTACGAGACGATTCGCACTGTGAACATGGACGGAACGCACAACGTGTACGAGGCGGCGAGGCTCGCGGACGTGAAGCGCGTCGTCTTCGCGAGCTCTATTCACGCCGTCGGCTTCTACGAACGCGACGAGCGCAACAAGATTGGGCCGAACGCGCCCGTTCGGCCCGACACCTTCTACGGCGTCAGCAAAGTCTTCGGTGAAGCCCTGGGGCGCCTCTACTGGGAAAAGCACGGCATCGAAACGGCCGCCCTGCGCATCTGCTCGTTCTTGCCGCGGCCCCAAGAGCGCCGCAACCTCAGCACGTGGTTGTCGCCGCGCGACTGCGTGAGCCTCGTCGCCGCGTGCCTCGACACGCCACGGCTCGGCTTCAAGATCCTCGCCGGCATCAGCGCCAACACCCGCGCTTGGATGACGAGCGAAGGCTGGGCCGACGTCGGCTACCACCCGCAAGACAACGCCGAGGACTACGCCTCGGACATCGAGCGGATTCACGGCGACGAGAACGACCTCACCGAGCAACGCCAAGGCGGCGTGTTCGTCGCGAAGGACTACGTGGGTCTGGCGCGGCAGGAAGTCAAGAAGTAA
- a CDS encoding ABC transporter permease subunit translates to MSATSGVKASGVQTRTFVAGGALLLAVALPLLLPDFGVTLLGNIGIFSLVALGLVLLTGVAGSTSFGQAAFMGVGAYTTAILTTRLEWSPWLALLAAFGMTALVALILGAVTLRMSGHYLPLATIAWGISLYYVFGNATDLTGGFTGLREVPPLSVLGVQLTSGRTYVYLILLIVILAAVGVQNLLSSRTGRAIRALRGGSVVAESFGADTYWLRIQTFLVAALLACLAGWLYAHFWRFVNPTPFGLNIGIEFLFMAVLGGSGFVWGALLGAGAITLLKNWLQDILPALFGQAGSYETIFFGLLIILMLQYSRRGLWPILDRLVPPRTPKVFGQAPLLSARSKPANGEEVLRVEHVVKQFGGLRAVNDVSFTLHAGEILGLIGPNGAGKSTMFNLVTGVNPATSGRVVLRGRDVTKLPARAISRLGVGRTFQHVKLFPEMTLVENAMMGGYARARGGLLASMLHLERRDEASLQAEALREIERVGLRDQAWNQAGNLPLGKQRLLEIARALVADPALLLLDEPAAGLRYHEKQELATLLRKLKAEGVTILLVEHDMDLVMNLADRLVVMNYGEKLAEGTPAEVQRHEGVREAYLGGVA, encoded by the coding sequence GTGAGCGCCACGTCGGGCGTCAAGGCGAGCGGCGTGCAAACGCGCACTTTCGTGGCGGGCGGAGCGCTGTTGCTCGCGGTCGCCTTGCCGCTGCTGCTGCCCGATTTCGGCGTGACGCTGCTCGGCAACATCGGCATCTTCAGCCTCGTCGCGCTCGGCCTCGTGCTGCTGACCGGCGTGGCGGGCTCCACGAGCTTCGGGCAGGCGGCCTTCATGGGCGTCGGCGCGTACACGACGGCGATTCTCACGACGCGCCTGGAGTGGTCGCCGTGGCTGGCCCTTCTCGCGGCGTTCGGCATGACGGCGCTCGTGGCGCTGATTCTCGGCGCGGTCACGCTTCGCATGAGCGGCCACTACCTTCCGCTCGCGACGATCGCGTGGGGCATCAGCCTCTACTACGTGTTCGGCAACGCCACCGACCTCACCGGAGGCTTCACGGGCTTGCGCGAAGTTCCGCCTTTGAGCGTCCTCGGCGTTCAGCTCACGAGCGGGCGAACGTACGTGTACCTCATTCTGCTGATCGTCATTCTCGCGGCGGTCGGCGTGCAAAACCTCCTGTCGAGCCGCACGGGCCGCGCGATTCGGGCGCTACGCGGCGGATCGGTCGTCGCCGAGAGCTTCGGGGCCGACACGTACTGGCTGCGCATCCAGACCTTTCTCGTGGCGGCGCTCCTCGCGTGCCTCGCCGGGTGGTTGTACGCACACTTCTGGCGCTTCGTGAATCCCACGCCGTTCGGCTTGAACATCGGCATCGAGTTCCTGTTCATGGCGGTCCTCGGCGGCTCGGGCTTCGTGTGGGGAGCGCTGCTCGGCGCGGGCGCCATCACCCTGCTCAAGAACTGGCTGCAAGACATCCTTCCGGCACTGTTCGGACAGGCAGGCAGTTACGAAACGATCTTCTTCGGCTTGCTGATCATCTTGATGCTGCAGTACTCGCGGCGCGGCCTTTGGCCGATCCTCGACCGCCTCGTGCCGCCGAGAACCCCGAAGGTGTTCGGCCAAGCACCTTTGCTGAGCGCGCGAAGCAAGCCCGCGAACGGCGAGGAGGTCTTGCGCGTCGAGCACGTCGTGAAGCAATTCGGAGGCTTGAGGGCCGTGAACGACGTGTCCTTCACCTTGCACGCGGGCGAGATTCTCGGGTTGATCGGGCCCAACGGTGCGGGCAAAAGCACGATGTTCAACCTCGTGACGGGCGTGAATCCCGCAACGAGCGGACGGGTCGTGCTGCGCGGACGCGACGTCACGAAGCTTCCGGCGCGCGCCATCTCGCGGCTCGGCGTGGGTCGGACGTTTCAGCACGTCAAGCTCTTTCCCGAGATGACGCTCGTCGAGAACGCCATGATGGGCGGCTACGCCCGGGCGCGCGGCGGCCTGCTCGCCTCGATGTTGCACCTCGAGCGGCGCGACGAGGCGAGCTTGCAAGCGGAAGCGCTGCGTGAAATCGAACGCGTCGGGCTGCGCGATCAAGCGTGGAACCAAGCGGGCAACTTGCCGCTCGGCAAGCAGCGCCTCTTGGAGATCGCGCGGGCGCTCGTCGCCGATCCCGCGCTGCTGCTGCTCGACGAACCCGCGGCGGGATTGCGCTACCACGAGAAGCAGGAACTGGCGACCTTGCTGCGCAAGCTCAAGGCCGAGGGCGTCACGATCCTGCTCGTGGAGCACGACATGGACCTCGTCATGAACCTCGCCGACCGCTTGGTCGTCATGAACTACGGCGAGAAACTCGCCGAGGGGACGCCGGCGGAAGTGCAGCGACACGAAGGCGTACGCGAAGCGTACCTCGGGGGGGTGGCATGA
- a CDS encoding fumarylacetoacetate hydrolase family protein: MKRARFISRGRALEGHLRGGALIDHAGEAHDPEAVTFRLPIDPPKVIALALNFNDHAGELGLTQPTEPALFWKPNTTLLAHKGTVIYPRGAQFMHYEVELGVIIGRDARRVKAKSAMDYVGGYTIGNDLVVRDYVTNTFRPPLRGKGWDTFGPLGPYYVTADEVKDPHDLTLRAFVNGELRQEGSTRDMIFGIPELIEHISRFMTLQKDDVILTGTPKGISHVRPGDVMRLEVEGLGALENDVALETEDAEPILGREDKEPVWDGR; the protein is encoded by the coding sequence TTGAAGCGCGCGCGGTTCATCTCGCGGGGGCGGGCCCTCGAAGGACATCTTCGAGGTGGAGCGCTGATCGATCACGCGGGCGAAGCGCACGATCCGGAGGCCGTGACCTTCCGTCTGCCGATCGACCCGCCGAAAGTCATCGCGCTCGCGCTGAACTTCAACGATCACGCGGGCGAACTCGGCCTCACGCAGCCCACCGAGCCCGCCTTGTTCTGGAAGCCGAACACGACCCTGCTCGCGCACAAAGGCACGGTCATCTACCCGCGCGGCGCTCAGTTCATGCACTACGAGGTGGAGCTCGGCGTGATCATCGGACGAGACGCGCGGCGCGTGAAGGCGAAGAGCGCGATGGACTACGTCGGCGGGTACACCATCGGCAACGACCTCGTCGTGCGCGACTACGTCACGAACACCTTCCGCCCCCCGCTACGCGGAAAAGGCTGGGACACCTTCGGGCCGCTCGGCCCGTACTACGTCACGGCCGACGAGGTGAAAGATCCGCACGACCTCACCCTACGCGCCTTCGTGAACGGCGAGCTTCGCCAAGAAGGCTCCACGCGCGACATGATCTTCGGCATTCCCGAGCTCATCGAGCACATCAGCCGCTTCATGACCCTTCAAAAGGACGACGTCATCCTGACGGGTACGCCGAAGGGCATCAGCCACGTGCGGCCCGGCGACGTGATGCGCTTGGAAGTCGAGGGGCTGGGCGCGCTAGAAAACGACGTCGCACTGGAAACCGAGGACGCCGAGCCGATCCTCGGCCGTGAAGACAAAGAACCCGTGTGGGACGGGCGGTGA
- a CDS encoding branched-chain amino acid ABC transporter permease, translated as MDGFTSGAVYALLALALVLVFAVTRAIFVPQGDFVTFGALTLASLQLGRTPGTLWLLVGLLIAVTILEGVAALRRGEPRRALTTAATCLGVGLVAWGLTATLTPLKAMLWAQMLLTLVLIVPLGPLLYRVVYQPLREATTLVLLIVSVALHLALVGLLLLFFGAEGARTPPFTNGSVTFGNVTVSGQSLWTIGFSLLLMVALYVFFDKTMEGKALRATAVNRLGAQLSGISTTYAGYVCFTLAALIGAFSGLLIGPNGPVTYDSGFLIGLKGFVGAIFAGLASYPLAAVGAVLVGLLEAFASFQFSAWKEVIVFSLILPVLLWRSLTSHHLEEEEA; from the coding sequence ATGGACGGGTTCACGAGCGGCGCGGTGTACGCCCTGTTGGCGCTCGCGCTCGTCCTCGTGTTCGCCGTGACGCGCGCGATCTTCGTGCCGCAAGGAGACTTCGTGACCTTCGGGGCGCTGACGCTCGCGAGCTTGCAGTTGGGGCGCACGCCGGGCACCTTGTGGCTGCTCGTCGGCCTGCTGATCGCCGTGACGATCCTCGAAGGCGTGGCGGCCCTTCGGCGCGGCGAGCCGAGACGGGCGCTGACGACGGCGGCGACCTGTCTCGGGGTGGGGCTCGTCGCGTGGGGACTCACGGCGACGTTGACGCCGTTGAAGGCAATGCTGTGGGCGCAGATGCTCTTGACGCTCGTGTTGATCGTGCCGCTCGGACCGCTGCTGTACCGCGTGGTGTACCAACCGCTGCGTGAAGCGACGACCCTCGTGCTGCTGATCGTGTCGGTCGCGCTTCACCTCGCGCTCGTCGGGCTGCTGCTGCTGTTCTTCGGCGCGGAAGGCGCGCGTACGCCGCCGTTCACGAACGGCAGCGTCACCTTCGGTAACGTCACGGTGTCCGGGCAGAGCCTTTGGACGATCGGCTTCAGCCTTTTGCTGATGGTCGCGCTGTACGTGTTCTTCGACAAGACGATGGAGGGCAAGGCGCTGCGCGCGACCGCCGTGAACCGCCTCGGCGCGCAGCTCAGCGGCATCTCCACGACCTACGCGGGCTACGTGTGCTTCACGCTGGCCGCGCTCATCGGAGCCTTCAGCGGCCTTCTCATCGGACCGAACGGCCCCGTCACCTACGACTCGGGCTTCCTGATCGGCCTCAAGGGCTTCGTCGGCGCGATCTTCGCGGGGTTGGCGAGCTACCCCCTGGCAGCGGTCGGAGCGGTCCTCGTGGGCCTCTTGGAAGCGTTCGCCTCCTTCCAGTTCAGCGCATGGAAGGAAGTCATCGTGTTCAGCCTCATCCTGCCCGTGCTGCTGTGGCGGTCGCTCACGAGCCATCACCTCGAAGAGGAGGAAGCGTGA
- the hpaE gene encoding 5-carboxymethyl-2-hydroxymuconate semialdehyde dehydrogenase encodes MTQTIDERQQKVQGYKARFAERGVKHFIGGQWVDSRNGETFETLSPIDGSLIATVASGNEADIDRAAAAAKAAFPEWRDMGGAERKKLLHKVADLIEARADEIAHLETLDTGQAIRFMKSAAARGAENFRFFADRATEAQDGSSLPTKGFLNYTIRQPIGPVGVITPWNTPFMLSTWKIAPALAAGCTVVHKPAEWSPVTAALLAEIMDEAGVPKGVVNLVHGYGETAGKALTEHPDIKAIAFVGETTTGSHIMRQGADSLKRVHFELGGKNPVVVFADADLEKALDAVVFMIYSLNGERCTSSSRVLVEAAVYDEFTAQIAERARNIKVGDPFDPSTEVGPLVHPKHTQKVTSYFDLAKAEGATIAAGGTFDGNFVPPTLFTHARNDMRIAQEEIFGPVLTAIPFENEQEALEIANGVRYGLAAYLWTSDVTRAHTFAHRLEAGMVWVNSENVRHLPTPFGGVKNSGIGRDGGDYSFDFYMETKNIAVSLGTHKTARLGVGQAQPARDAVDKKLAE; translated from the coding sequence ATGACTCAGACGATCGACGAGAGACAGCAAAAAGTCCAGGGATACAAGGCGCGCTTCGCTGAACGCGGCGTGAAGCACTTCATCGGCGGACAGTGGGTGGACAGCCGAAACGGCGAGACCTTCGAGACGCTCTCCCCCATCGACGGGAGCCTCATCGCGACCGTCGCGAGCGGAAACGAAGCCGACATCGACCGAGCCGCCGCCGCCGCCAAGGCAGCATTTCCCGAGTGGCGCGACATGGGCGGCGCCGAGCGCAAGAAACTGCTGCACAAAGTCGCCGACCTCATCGAGGCGCGCGCCGACGAAATCGCGCACCTCGAAACGCTCGACACCGGTCAGGCGATTCGCTTCATGAAAAGCGCGGCGGCGCGCGGCGCCGAGAACTTCCGCTTCTTCGCGGACCGCGCGACCGAGGCGCAAGACGGCTCCAGCCTCCCGACGAAAGGCTTTTTGAACTACACGATCCGCCAGCCCATCGGACCGGTCGGGGTGATCACGCCGTGGAACACCCCGTTCATGCTGTCCACCTGGAAGATCGCCCCGGCGCTCGCGGCGGGCTGCACGGTCGTGCACAAGCCCGCCGAGTGGAGCCCCGTCACGGCGGCCCTGCTCGCCGAGATCATGGACGAGGCGGGCGTTCCGAAAGGCGTCGTGAACCTCGTGCACGGCTACGGCGAGACGGCGGGCAAGGCCCTAACCGAGCACCCGGACATCAAGGCGATCGCCTTCGTCGGCGAGACGACGACGGGAAGCCACATCATGCGGCAAGGCGCGGACTCGCTCAAGCGCGTCCACTTCGAACTCGGCGGCAAGAACCCGGTCGTGGTGTTCGCGGACGCGGACCTCGAGAAAGCGCTCGACGCGGTGGTGTTCATGATCTACAGCCTCAACGGCGAGCGCTGCACGAGCAGCTCACGGGTGCTGGTAGAAGCGGCGGTCTACGACGAGTTCACGGCCCAAATCGCCGAACGCGCGCGTAACATCAAAGTCGGCGACCCGTTCGATCCCTCCACGGAAGTCGGGCCGCTCGTGCACCCGAAGCACACGCAGAAAGTCACCTCGTACTTCGACCTCGCCAAAGCGGAAGGCGCGACGATCGCAGCGGGCGGAACCTTCGACGGGAACTTCGTTCCGCCGACGCTGTTCACGCACGCGCGAAACGACATGCGCATCGCGCAAGAAGAAATCTTCGGTCCCGTCCTGACGGCGATTCCGTTCGAAAACGAGCAGGAAGCCTTGGAGATCGCCAACGGCGTGCGGTACGGCCTCGCCGCGTACTTGTGGACGTCGGACGTCACGCGCGCACACACCTTCGCGCACCGCCTCGAAGCCGGGATGGTCTGGGTGAACTCCGAGAACGTCCGCCACCTTCCGACCCCTTTCGGCGGCGTGAAGAACTCCGGGATCGGCCGCGACGGCGGCGATTACTCCTTCGACTTCTACATGGAGACGAAGAACATCGCCGTCAGCCTCGGAACGCACAAGACGGCGCGCCTCGGAGTCGGACAAGCGCAACCCGCGCGCGACGCGGTCGACAAGAAGTTGGCGGAGTGA
- the hpaB gene encoding 4-hydroxyphenylacetate 3-monooxygenase, oxygenase component: MGARTGQQFLAGLREHPPTLYIDGERVTDPTTHPKTRNVAHSLAELYDLQHDPQFRDVLTYEENGERYGLSFLVPRTKEDLKRRGDMHKAWADHSLGFMGRTPDYMNVNLMAAAMAPEYFNQCESSQPSVPGRDFGENMRRYYEFVRDHDLCLTHALTNPQVNRSKMASEMPDPYIALGVVRETEQGVVVRGARMMATLPVADEILIFPSTVLKENADKSQYAMAFAVPTNAPGLYFQCREPFDLGRDPEDHPLASRFDEQDAFVIFDDVLVPWERVFLLYDVKLANQAYGRTQAVLHMAHQVVCGKIAKTEALLGVAQSIVNTIGSGQFQHVQQKVSEFIVTLEIMKALRVAAEEGATLNEYGVMTPARGPLDAARNYYPQMFPKLNELIQLLGASGIIMMPTKADREGPMGAHIAKYLQAGNGTAEERLKLFRLAWDMTLSSFGARQNLYEKHFFGDPVRMASALYEVYDKQPYVDRIQAFLARSSKAHEAVAADD, from the coding sequence ATGGGAGCACGCACCGGTCAACAATTCCTCGCAGGTCTACGCGAACATCCTCCGACGCTGTACATCGACGGCGAACGCGTCACGGACCCCACGACGCATCCGAAGACGCGCAACGTCGCGCACAGCCTCGCCGAACTCTACGATCTTCAACACGACCCGCAGTTCCGTGACGTCCTGACGTACGAGGAGAACGGAGAGCGGTACGGCCTGAGCTTTCTCGTGCCGCGCACGAAAGAGGACCTCAAGCGGCGCGGAGACATGCACAAGGCGTGGGCGGACCACAGCCTGGGCTTCATGGGCCGCACGCCCGACTACATGAACGTCAACCTCATGGCGGCGGCGATGGCGCCCGAGTACTTCAATCAGTGCGAGAGCAGCCAGCCGAGCGTGCCGGGACGGGACTTCGGCGAGAACATGCGTCGGTACTACGAGTTCGTGCGCGATCACGACTTGTGTCTCACGCACGCCCTGACCAATCCGCAGGTGAACCGCAGCAAGATGGCTTCGGAGATGCCCGATCCGTACATCGCCCTCGGCGTGGTGCGCGAAACGGAGCAAGGCGTGGTCGTGCGCGGGGCGCGCATGATGGCGACCCTCCCGGTCGCCGACGAGATCCTGATCTTCCCGTCGACGGTCCTCAAGGAAAACGCCGACAAGAGTCAGTACGCGATGGCGTTCGCCGTGCCGACGAACGCGCCCGGGCTCTACTTCCAGTGCCGCGAACCCTTCGACTTGGGACGCGATCCCGAGGATCACCCGCTCGCGAGCCGCTTCGACGAACAGGACGCCTTCGTGATCTTCGACGACGTCCTCGTGCCGTGGGAGCGAGTATTTTTGCTGTACGACGTGAAGCTCGCCAATCAGGCGTACGGACGCACGCAAGCGGTGCTGCACATGGCGCATCAAGTCGTGTGCGGCAAGATCGCCAAGACGGAAGCGCTCTTGGGCGTCGCGCAAAGCATCGTGAACACCATCGGCAGCGGTCAGTTTCAGCACGTGCAGCAGAAAGTCAGCGAGTTCATCGTGACCTTGGAGATCATGAAGGCGCTGCGCGTGGCCGCCGAGGAAGGCGCGACCCTCAACGAGTACGGCGTGATGACGCCCGCTCGGGGTCCCCTCGACGCGGCGCGCAACTACTACCCGCAAATGTTCCCGAAGCTCAACGAGCTGATTCAGTTGCTGGGCGCGTCGGGCATCATCATGATGCCGACGAAGGCGGACCGTGAAGGGCCGATGGGCGCGCACATCGCCAAGTATCTGCAGGCAGGCAACGGGACGGCCGAGGAGCGCCTCAAGCTCTTCCGCCTCGCTTGGGACATGACGCTGAGCTCGTTCGGAGCGCGCCAGAACCTCTACGAGAAGCACTTCTTCGGCGATCCCGTGCGAATGGCGTCGGCGTTGTACGAGGTGTACGACAAGCAGCCGTACGTGGACCGAATCCAGGCGTTCCTGGCGCGGTCGAGCAAAGCGCACGAGGCGGTGGCGGCCGATGATTGA
- a CDS encoding ABC transporter ATP-binding protein: MIRDAAKGAPGVGGDTANALLRVSDLHVSYGKVEALSGVSLSVGAGQIVSVIGPNGAGKTTLLSAIMGVLPSRGGVTYGDRDLSTVSLEARVAIGMVLVPERRELFASMTVEDNLQLGAYARYRRGERNLKASFEEVYARFPRLRERRRQLAGTLSGGEQQMLAIGRALMAKPRLLMLDEPSLGLAPIIVREIFTILEGLREVGVTMLLVEQNARAALQVSDYGYVLETGEVKLEGPSARLAEDEGVTASYLGTRQ, from the coding sequence ATGATTCGGGACGCGGCGAAAGGCGCGCCGGGAGTCGGCGGCGACACGGCGAACGCGCTGCTGCGCGTGTCGGACCTGCACGTCTCCTACGGCAAGGTCGAGGCCCTCTCCGGCGTGTCGCTGTCGGTGGGTGCGGGGCAGATCGTGTCTGTCATCGGGCCCAACGGGGCGGGCAAGACGACGTTGCTGTCGGCGATCATGGGAGTGCTGCCGAGCCGGGGCGGCGTGACGTACGGCGACCGGGATCTCTCCACCGTGAGTTTGGAGGCGCGCGTGGCGATCGGCATGGTTCTCGTGCCCGAACGGCGCGAACTCTTCGCGAGCATGACCGTGGAGGACAATTTGCAACTCGGCGCGTACGCGCGCTACCGCCGTGGCGAGCGCAACCTCAAGGCGAGCTTCGAAGAGGTGTACGCGCGCTTTCCACGGTTGCGCGAACGTCGCCGTCAACTTGCCGGAACGTTGTCGGGCGGCGAGCAGCAGATGCTCGCGATCGGACGCGCCCTCATGGCGAAGCCGAGATTGCTGATGCTGGACGAGCCCAGCCTCGGCCTCGCGCCGATCATCGTGCGCGAAATCTTCACGATTTTGGAGGGATTGCGTGAAGTCGGCGTGACGATGCTGCTCGTGGAGCAAAACGCACGCGCCGCCTTGCAGGTGAGCGATTACGGGTACGTGCTCGAAACGGGCGAGGTGAAGCTCGAAGGGCCGAGCGCGCGCCTCGCCGAAGACGAAGGTGTCACGGCGAGCTACCTCGGGACGCGTCAGTAG
- a CDS encoding ABC transporter substrate-binding protein yields the protein MKRTKSLVLSALLAATVGVVYAQSQSRAPIRVGVIVSTTGPAASLGIPQRNTVQLLPQRIGNTPVEYIVLDDASDTTTAVQNTRKLIQENKVDLIIGPTTTPASLAMIDVVADAKVPNISLAASAAIIDPVDAKRFWVFKTPQTDAIMANAIVQSMAQNKIRTVGYIGFNDAYGEGWYNELRKYAAQRNIRIVANERYNRTDTSVTGQVLRIVAARPDAVLIGASGVPGVVPQAALKARNFTGRIYQTHGVANADFLRVGGRDVEGAILPAGPILVAEQLPDSNPNKKVALNYIKSYEDKFGAGTRSTFGAHLFDAGLMLQRAAPIALRRAQPGTAEFRSALRDAIEGTRNLIATHGTFSMRNNNHLGLDSRSRVMVTIENGTWKLLK from the coding sequence ATGAAGCGTACGAAGAGTCTCGTGTTGTCTGCCCTGCTCGCCGCTACCGTCGGCGTCGTGTACGCCCAGTCGCAAAGCCGCGCGCCCATCCGCGTCGGCGTGATCGTCTCCACGACGGGTCCCGCCGCGTCCCTCGGGATTCCACAGCGCAACACCGTGCAATTGCTGCCGCAACGCATCGGCAACACTCCCGTCGAGTACATCGTCTTGGATGACGCGTCGGACACGACGACCGCCGTGCAAAACACGCGCAAGCTCATCCAGGAGAACAAAGTCGACCTCATCATCGGCCCGACGACGACGCCCGCCAGCCTCGCCATGATCGATGTCGTCGCGGACGCGAAGGTCCCCAACATCTCGCTCGCGGCGAGCGCCGCCATCATCGATCCTGTGGACGCCAAGCGCTTCTGGGTGTTCAAGACGCCGCAGACGGACGCGATCATGGCCAACGCCATCGTGCAGAGCATGGCGCAAAACAAGATTCGCACGGTCGGTTACATCGGCTTCAACGACGCGTACGGCGAAGGCTGGTACAACGAGCTTCGCAAGTACGCGGCTCAGCGCAACATCCGCATCGTCGCCAACGAACGCTACAACCGCACCGACACCTCGGTCACGGGGCAAGTGCTGCGCATCGTCGCCGCTCGTCCGGACGCCGTGCTGATCGGCGCGTCGGGCGTGCCGGGCGTCGTACCGCAAGCGGCCCTCAAGGCGCGGAACTTCACGGGCCGCATCTACCAAACGCACGGGGTGGCCAACGCGGACTTCCTGCGAGTCGGAGGGCGTGACGTGGAAGGCGCGATCTTGCCTGCCGGACCGATCCTCGTGGCGGAACAACTGCCCGACTCGAACCCGAACAAGAAGGTCGCGTTGAACTACATCAAGTCGTACGAAGACAAGTTCGGAGCGGGCACGCGGTCGACGTTCGGCGCCCACCTCTTCGACGCGGGCCTCATGCTTCAGCGCGCGGCGCCCATCGCCTTGAGGCGCGCGCAGCCCGGTACGGCCGAGTTCCGCTCTGCCCTGCGAGACGCCATCGAGGGCACGCGCAACCTCATCGCCACGCACGGCACCTTCAGCATGCGCAACAACAACCACCTCGGGCTCGACAGCCGTTCGCGCGTCATGGTGACGATCGAGAACGGCACTTGGAAGTTGCTCAAGTAA